Proteins encoded in a region of the Pseudomonas putida genome:
- a CDS encoding Arc family DNA-binding protein: protein MNATNSRTADKFVVRLPNGMREQVAEVARKNHRSMNSEIIDRLEQSLLNGQFEPAQKAQGDGANAEELRSELTRAYRIIDRLLQNAVPTQDDIQEVLHLVRHSPLAHPHVAAVGA from the coding sequence ATGAACGCAACCAATTCCCGTACCGCTGACAAGTTCGTGGTTCGCCTGCCGAATGGCATGCGTGAACAAGTGGCAGAAGTCGCCCGCAAGAACCATCGTTCCATGAACAGCGAAATCATCGATCGCCTCGAGCAATCGCTACTCAACGGTCAATTTGAGCCGGCGCAGAAAGCCCAGGGCGACGGCGCCAACGCAGAGGAGTTGAGATCCGAGCTGACCCGCGCATACCGGATCATCGATCGCCTGTTGCAAAATGCTGTTCCAACTCAAGACGACATTCAGGAAGTGCTGCACCTGGTTCGCCACTCTCCTCTGGCTCACCCGCACGTTGCTGCGGTAGGAGCTTGA
- a CDS encoding STY4528 family pathogenicity island replication protein, with protein MKLTRFPISTLLDSASGQLEAHVQKKRAEDTAPTAAPATPYSGIIFSGNPHETVPRKLLLDNRLTPLERNCWQVFRLLVNEDGITAFPTYDQLRPYLGMNPGKHASRETVAKALTVLRLTRWLSLGRTVRNEINGQVQGNVYLLHDEPVTPAEALEFDKDYMTLLMQSMEHQNKAIKDIAAITWREFTSDPDVGRRLPSRIDTISDRLNAQTWAVETKQNALPAPEFGIRTQQDLAVDGLSSESELSTNSAKQGALPLSSDSELSLKPLSSPSVRIPNSASTYTNTDKSVSKSSVQPRESAGVNWLLALDLLKPEDRVKAREIMGPVPENLREAVINQWKHRCTSGSVAKPLAYLTSLAGKAIRGDFNAEWSPTAPAATPTSSPAASVVARPTQPAVPKPAPTATAMQTANSALTSLQALLDPRRRVEPTDE; from the coding sequence ATGAAGCTCACACGGTTCCCGATTTCCACGCTCCTAGATTCGGCCTCGGGGCAACTCGAGGCCCATGTGCAGAAGAAGAGAGCTGAGGACACCGCCCCTACTGCAGCGCCTGCTACACCCTACTCCGGGATAATTTTCAGCGGAAATCCGCATGAAACGGTCCCGCGTAAACTCCTACTCGACAATCGGTTGACCCCCTTGGAACGCAATTGCTGGCAAGTCTTTCGACTGCTGGTCAATGAAGATGGAATCACGGCTTTCCCCACCTATGACCAACTGCGGCCCTACCTCGGCATGAATCCAGGTAAACACGCCTCTAGAGAAACCGTGGCAAAAGCCTTGACGGTGCTCCGTCTGACCCGCTGGTTAAGCCTGGGCCGGACGGTGCGGAATGAGATCAACGGCCAGGTTCAGGGGAACGTCTACCTCCTACACGACGAGCCTGTCACGCCGGCGGAGGCCCTGGAGTTCGACAAGGACTATATGACCTTGCTGATGCAATCCATGGAGCATCAGAACAAAGCGATCAAGGACATCGCGGCAATTACCTGGAGAGAATTCACCAGCGATCCAGACGTTGGGCGACGACTTCCCTCGCGCATTGACACGATTAGCGATCGACTGAACGCCCAGACCTGGGCAGTTGAAACCAAACAAAATGCACTGCCTGCGCCTGAGTTCGGAATCCGAACTCAGCAAGACTTAGCCGTGGATGGACTGAGTTCGGAATCCGAACTCAGTACGAACTCAGCGAAACAGGGGGCCCTCCCCCTCAGTTCGGATTCCGAACTCAGCCTGAAACCACTGAGTTCACCCTCAGTTCGGATTCCGAACTCAGCTAGTACGTATACAAATACAGACAAGTCTGTATCTAAAAGCTCTGTACAACCGCGCGAGAGTGCAGGTGTGAACTGGTTACTTGCCCTAGATCTCCTCAAGCCAGAGGACCGTGTGAAGGCACGTGAGATCATGGGGCCGGTACCGGAGAATCTCCGAGAGGCGGTGATCAACCAGTGGAAGCATCGCTGTACTAGCGGGAGTGTCGCCAAGCCCCTCGCGTACCTGACGAGCCTTGCAGGCAAGGCCATACGGGGTGACTTCAACGCAGAGTGGAGCCCTACAGCGCCTGCTGCAACTCCGACGTCATCGCCAGCGGCCAGCGTGGTAGCACGGCCCACTCAGCCCGCCGTTCCCAAGCCGGCACCGACAGCGACTGCGATGCAGACAGCAAATTCCGCGCTGACCTCGCTGCAGGCCCTGCTTGACCCTCGACGCCGCGTGGAGCCCACCGATGAGTGA
- a CDS encoding APC family permease, with product MQPDHRATGNGQLRKTLRLWHVIIIGLAYLTPMTVFDTFGIVSGITAGHVPSAYILALAGILFTAVSYGTLVKRFPQSGSAYTYTQKAINPHVGFLVGWSSLLDYLLLPMVNALLAKLYLSAMFPEVPEWMWVAGFVTLISLINMRSVNLVAHFNLLFVGVQVAIIAVFIYLCVRGLDHGEGLGTAWSLMPFADSQTQFSALAAGATILCFSFLGFDAVTCLSEETRDPAKTIPRAIFLTALIGGVVFITVSYFIQAYFPTMARFHDQEAALPEIALYVGGKLFQSIFIACTVINTIASGLASQTSVSRLLYVMGRDNVIPASVFARLHSRYKTPVLNIAVVGIISLSAIFFDLVTATSIINFGALVAFSFVNLSVINHCYLREGNRKGLANQLKYLVLPTIGFCIIVSLWLDLNAHSLMFGGIWAALGLIYLGWLTKAFRAAPPNYIAE from the coding sequence ATGCAGCCTGACCACCGCGCTACCGGCAACGGCCAACTCCGCAAAACCCTGCGCCTCTGGCACGTGATCATCATCGGCCTGGCCTACCTGACCCCGATGACCGTGTTCGACACCTTCGGCATCGTCAGCGGGATTACTGCCGGCCACGTACCCAGCGCCTACATTCTGGCACTGGCCGGGATCCTGTTCACCGCCGTGAGCTACGGTACCCTGGTCAAGCGCTTCCCGCAGTCAGGCTCGGCCTACACCTACACCCAAAAGGCGATCAACCCGCACGTGGGCTTCCTGGTCGGCTGGTCGTCGTTGCTGGACTACCTGCTGTTGCCGATGGTCAACGCGCTGCTGGCCAAACTGTACCTTTCGGCGATGTTCCCGGAAGTGCCGGAGTGGATGTGGGTAGCAGGCTTCGTCACCCTGATCAGCCTGATCAACATGCGCAGCGTCAACCTGGTGGCGCACTTCAACCTGCTGTTCGTGGGCGTGCAGGTGGCGATCATTGCCGTATTCATTTACCTGTGCGTACGCGGCCTGGACCACGGTGAAGGGCTGGGTACCGCCTGGAGCCTGATGCCGTTCGCCGACAGCCAGACCCAATTCAGCGCCCTGGCCGCCGGTGCGACCATCCTGTGCTTCTCGTTCCTGGGCTTTGACGCGGTCACCTGCCTGTCCGAAGAAACCCGCGACCCGGCCAAGACCATCCCCCGTGCGATCTTCCTCACCGCACTGATCGGCGGCGTGGTGTTCATCACCGTTTCTTACTTCATCCAGGCCTACTTCCCGACCATGGCTCGCTTCCACGACCAGGAAGCGGCCCTGCCGGAAATCGCCCTGTACGTCGGCGGCAAGCTGTTCCAGTCGATTTTCATCGCCTGCACCGTGATCAACACCATCGCCTCGGGCCTGGCCTCGCAAACCAGCGTGTCGCGCCTGCTGTACGTGATGGGCCGCGACAACGTCATCCCGGCCAGCGTCTTCGCCCGCCTGCATTCACGCTACAAGACGCCAGTGCTGAACATTGCCGTGGTGGGGATCATTTCCCTGTCGGCGATCTTCTTCGACCTGGTGACCGCCACCTCGATCATCAACTTCGGCGCCCTGGTCGCGTTCAGCTTCGTCAACCTGTCGGTGATCAACCACTGCTACCTGCGCGAAGGCAACCGCAAGGGGCTGGCCAACCAGCTGAAGTACCTGGTGCTGCCCACCATCGGCTTCTGCATCATCGTCTCGCTGTGGCTGGACCTGAATGCGCACTCACTGATGTTTGGCGGCATCTGGGCCGCGCTTGGCCTGATTTACCTTGGCTGGCTGACCAAAGCCTTCCGCGCGGCACCGCCCAACTACATCGCCGAATGA
- a CDS encoding DUF2857 domain-containing protein has protein sequence MSKSTLNEAVLSQLLDLMRNGQLQRCVEMGVEPEVLGQIQHPTVLSLLRNTPVSWVNVSINSSMILKLLTGAARTEEETRLIERAIRLGATTSLLGKFFGLTPQEIALQRTVIGVRAPRGRWPELSEDQDHHIWHRWTKLMDEHRVELEDSLAMLDVAMLVAEELSTDGLTLAQIWSRITQWVEQGLYPGSTERSRVTERRQLTLLDEGGLRHVDESGTASIHPGEGDQRR, from the coding sequence ATGTCCAAGTCAACACTTAACGAAGCGGTTCTCTCACAGCTGCTTGACCTCATGCGTAACGGTCAACTTCAGCGCTGTGTAGAGATGGGAGTTGAACCAGAGGTGCTGGGCCAGATCCAGCACCCAACAGTCCTCAGTTTGCTCCGCAATACCCCTGTTTCATGGGTCAACGTGTCAATCAACAGCTCAATGATCCTCAAGCTGCTGACCGGCGCCGCGCGTACAGAAGAGGAAACTCGGCTTATCGAGCGCGCGATCCGGCTGGGGGCCACGACCAGCTTGCTCGGCAAGTTCTTCGGGCTCACACCTCAAGAGATAGCCTTGCAGCGTACCGTCATTGGGGTGCGTGCCCCACGCGGTCGATGGCCAGAGCTCTCTGAAGATCAGGATCACCATATTTGGCATCGCTGGACCAAGTTGATGGATGAGCACCGCGTCGAGCTCGAGGACAGCTTGGCCATGCTCGACGTGGCCATGCTGGTTGCCGAGGAGCTGAGCACGGACGGTCTCACGCTTGCGCAGATCTGGTCACGGATCACTCAGTGGGTCGAACAAGGCTTGTATCCAGGCAGCACTGAACGCTCCCGAGTCACTGAGCGACGACAGCTCACCCTTTTGGATGAGGGCGGCCTACGTCATGTCGATGAAAGCGGCACCGCCTCTATCCATCCTGGAGAAGGCGATCAGAGAAGATGA
- the dnaB gene encoding replicative DNA helicase, translating to MTDLSYSPPHSMEAEQGVLGGLMLDNEAWDLVGDLLQADDFFRGEHRLIFTAIQELSEKNSPFDVVTIFEQMAVPEEVGGLSYLAELAKNTPSVANIQSYAEIVRNRAHLRRIMSLCFQGTRDAAELAADAAEVQDTLEQKLFALGEGRVVREFANMNEALLSVVDKIDANFNGHVTVTGVPTGITDLDEMTRGLQPADLIIVGARPSMGKTSFCLSIVDAALNSKPDEIVLVFSMEMPTEALIYRMLAILGHIDLSRLLSGQLQDEDWPKLSAAVHRMSAYGNRLVIDDSANLTPAAMRAKVRRASRRFGRPCLIMADYLQLMRCPGQENRANEISEISRSLKGIAKEFNCPFVALSQLNRALEQRQNKRPVNADLRDSGAIEQDADIILFVYRDEVYNENTEFKGIAELIIGKQRQGPTGYVRAAFIANQTRFANLTADHWQGAAA from the coding sequence ATGACCGACCTGAGCTATTCACCTCCTCACTCCATGGAGGCGGAACAGGGCGTCCTGGGCGGGCTGATGCTGGACAACGAAGCCTGGGATCTCGTCGGTGACCTACTGCAGGCAGATGACTTCTTTCGGGGCGAACACAGGCTGATTTTCACCGCTATCCAAGAACTGTCAGAGAAAAACAGCCCTTTCGACGTGGTCACGATTTTCGAGCAGATGGCCGTCCCCGAGGAGGTTGGAGGACTTTCCTACCTGGCAGAGCTGGCCAAGAACACCCCGTCTGTAGCGAATATCCAATCGTATGCGGAGATCGTGCGTAATCGCGCACACCTTCGTCGCATCATGTCCCTGTGTTTCCAGGGGACACGGGATGCAGCTGAACTTGCTGCTGACGCGGCGGAGGTTCAGGACACGCTCGAGCAGAAGCTGTTCGCGCTGGGCGAAGGTCGCGTTGTACGTGAATTCGCCAACATGAACGAGGCACTGCTCTCTGTCGTCGACAAGATCGACGCGAATTTCAACGGTCATGTGACCGTAACGGGGGTGCCAACAGGCATCACCGATCTCGATGAAATGACGCGCGGCCTGCAGCCAGCAGACCTGATCATCGTCGGCGCGCGCCCATCCATGGGCAAGACCTCGTTCTGCTTGAGCATCGTAGATGCCGCGCTGAACAGTAAGCCTGACGAGATCGTGCTGGTTTTCAGCATGGAGATGCCTACCGAGGCCCTCATCTACCGAATGCTGGCAATTTTGGGCCACATCGACCTGAGCAGGCTCCTGTCCGGTCAGTTGCAGGACGAGGACTGGCCCAAACTCTCCGCCGCCGTGCATCGCATGAGCGCATACGGCAACCGTCTGGTCATCGATGACAGTGCAAACCTCACTCCTGCTGCGATGCGCGCCAAGGTTCGACGCGCTAGCCGGCGCTTTGGGAGGCCCTGCTTGATCATGGCGGATTACCTGCAACTCATGCGCTGCCCTGGGCAAGAGAACCGGGCCAATGAGATCAGCGAGATATCTCGTTCCCTCAAGGGAATCGCGAAGGAATTCAACTGCCCCTTCGTAGCTCTTTCTCAGCTCAACCGGGCTCTGGAGCAACGTCAGAACAAACGACCAGTCAACGCCGATCTGCGCGACAGCGGAGCGATCGAGCAAGACGCCGACATCATCCTCTTCGTGTACCGAGACGAGGTGTACAACGAAAACACCGAGTTCAAGGGGATTGCCGAGCTGATTATCGGCAAACAACGCCAAGGGCCTACGGGCTATGTACGCGCAGCCTTTATCGCCAACCAAACTCGCTTCGCAAACCTCACTGCTGACCATTGGCAAGGAGCTGCCGCATGA
- a CDS encoding A24 family peptidase: MQAFCALLFTWMLLALSLIDSEHHLLPDSLVIPGLWAGLVLNSFGLFTVLQDALWGCVVGFGFFWSVSQLTGLITGRESIGRGDIKLLALMGAWGGLQVLGWTVVCSLLGAGLAAMLLILLGKRSTDARIPFGPFISAAGWSAFVILTH, from the coding sequence ATGCAGGCCTTCTGTGCCCTGCTGTTTACCTGGATGCTTCTGGCTTTGAGCTTGATCGACAGTGAGCACCACCTACTGCCGGATTCGCTGGTAATACCAGGACTCTGGGCCGGCTTAGTCCTCAACTCCTTCGGACTGTTCACGGTACTGCAGGACGCTCTTTGGGGGTGTGTCGTTGGCTTTGGCTTCTTCTGGTCTGTGAGTCAACTAACCGGACTAATCACTGGCCGAGAAAGCATCGGTAGAGGCGACATTAAGCTGTTGGCATTGATGGGTGCGTGGGGTGGCCTACAGGTACTTGGCTGGACTGTAGTTTGCTCTCTGCTAGGTGCAGGTCTAGCCGCAATGCTTCTCATACTCCTGGGAAAGCGATCTACCGACGCAAGAATTCCATTTGGTCCGTTCATCTCCGCCGCAGGCTGGAGCGCATTTGTGATTCTAACTCATTGA
- a CDS encoding cation diffusion facilitator family transporter, with translation MQTATRSTFFDITSEQGLLRTSIAVTLFIATIGIAFGLASGSFSIVFDGVYSLVDASMSGLSLVVVKLITSHTTSVQMSRKLRERFTMGFWHLEPMVLALNGILLSGVAIYALINAVSSLLQGGRHLEFGIAMVYAVLTVITCVTIAVVEARANRKLQSDFVRMDVKGWVMSASITAALLIAFCFGYAVQGTSLEWVSPYIDPAVLALVCLVIVPLPLSVVRQALSEIFLVTPGDLKLHVDEVAKAFVARHGLQSYRAYVAKVGRSREIELYFIVPKGMAAKTIEEWDAWRNEIGDAVGGEGPDRWITVVFTGDPEWAE, from the coding sequence ATGCAAACCGCAACCAGATCCACCTTTTTTGACATCACCAGCGAACAGGGCCTGTTACGCACCTCGATTGCCGTCACCCTGTTCATCGCCACCATCGGCATCGCTTTCGGCCTGGCCTCCGGCTCGTTCTCCATCGTGTTCGACGGCGTGTACTCGCTGGTCGACGCCAGCATGAGTGGTCTGTCGCTGGTGGTGGTCAAGCTGATCACCTCGCACACCACCAGCGTGCAAATGTCGCGCAAGCTGCGCGAGCGCTTCACCATGGGCTTCTGGCACCTGGAACCGATGGTGCTGGCACTCAACGGCATCCTGCTCAGCGGCGTAGCCATCTACGCACTGATCAACGCCGTCAGCAGCCTGCTGCAAGGCGGCCGTCACCTGGAGTTCGGCATTGCCATGGTCTACGCGGTGTTGACGGTGATCACCTGCGTGACCATCGCCGTCGTCGAGGCGCGCGCCAACCGCAAGCTGCAATCGGACTTCGTGCGCATGGACGTCAAGGGCTGGGTGATGTCGGCCAGCATCACCGCCGCCCTGCTGATCGCCTTCTGCTTTGGCTACGCGGTGCAGGGCACTTCGCTGGAATGGGTGTCGCCGTACATCGACCCGGCGGTGCTGGCGCTGGTGTGCCTGGTGATCGTACCGCTGCCCTTGTCGGTGGTGCGCCAGGCGCTATCGGAAATTTTTCTGGTCACCCCCGGCGACCTCAAGCTGCATGTAGATGAAGTGGCCAAGGCCTTCGTCGCCCGCCACGGGCTGCAGTCTTACCGCGCCTATGTCGCCAAGGTCGGGCGCTCGCGGGAAATCGAGCTGTATTTCATCGTGCCAAAAGGCATGGCTGCGAAGACCATCGAAGAATGGGATGCGTGGCGCAACGAGATTGGCGATGCGGTAGGTGGCGAAGGGCCTGACCGTTGGATTACGGTGGTGTTTACCGGGGACCCGGAATGGGCTGAGTAA
- a CDS encoding ParB family protein — translation MAATDLKAKLLAPGFTPTGTTAAMSDPIADTPLVLTVEQVLPWEDNPRTTRNPRYDELKESIRHRGLDTPPPVTRRPGEEKYRIRNGGNTRITILKELFQETGDERFQRINVLFRPWDQIRGEIVMLTGHLAEDLKGELKFIERAVAVGRAKALYEEESGETISQRELARRLSKDGYPISQSHISRMLDTLQFLLPAVPGLLYSGLGIDRITKIIALRKSALACWDKHYSNEGVDFEMLFQDVLAQFEGEAEEFLFQRFQDELIGTMKKSLQLGYEDILLEITQQQDKLRRSTPVVEVPSTGKSSNHPASLLGTGTASPVPVPASQQLPEATGSSPKPSQPPHQPAAPMPGASLTPEQEQERIAGHIASPTNLSQRVIETKAKVAALSGETLPDFNSNCLVAIPVQAGGLHPITDLWYIERQIDQPGELRNQVAQLAVEILESVNGPGDIQVIDGGIGFKYKQPETEVEVTATAQHTLTLLQSLSGAMAIALKMLNEQPNPASALGEFEFAAGLGQLLLGQPLGAEQAPGDEGRLSDGALVKLFRIIRLARRLIDLEIEEFKRSSPVQDN, via the coding sequence ATGGCCGCTACAGACCTCAAAGCCAAGCTTCTCGCTCCAGGCTTCACCCCTACAGGCACCACCGCGGCCATGAGTGACCCTATCGCGGACACCCCATTGGTGCTGACTGTCGAGCAGGTCCTCCCTTGGGAGGATAACCCTCGTACCACTCGCAACCCACGATACGATGAACTCAAGGAGTCGATCCGCCACCGTGGCCTCGACACCCCTCCGCCTGTAACACGCAGACCTGGAGAGGAAAAATACCGGATCCGCAACGGTGGGAACACGCGAATCACAATTCTGAAGGAGCTGTTCCAGGAAACTGGCGACGAAAGGTTTCAGAGGATTAATGTTCTGTTCCGCCCATGGGATCAGATCCGAGGCGAGATCGTGATGCTCACCGGTCACCTGGCCGAGGATCTCAAAGGTGAGCTCAAATTCATCGAGAGAGCTGTCGCGGTGGGTCGAGCGAAGGCGCTTTATGAGGAGGAAAGCGGCGAGACCATTTCCCAGCGCGAGCTCGCTCGACGCCTATCTAAAGATGGGTACCCTATTTCTCAGTCCCATATCAGCAGGATGCTGGATACCCTGCAATTTTTGCTGCCTGCAGTGCCTGGTTTGCTCTACTCCGGTCTCGGTATCGACCGGATCACGAAAATAATCGCGCTGAGAAAATCTGCATTGGCTTGCTGGGACAAGCATTACAGCAATGAAGGCGTTGACTTCGAAATGCTGTTCCAGGACGTCCTTGCCCAGTTCGAGGGAGAAGCGGAAGAATTCCTGTTCCAGCGCTTCCAGGACGAGCTCATCGGCACGATGAAAAAATCGCTGCAGCTCGGCTACGAGGACATTCTGCTGGAGATTACCCAGCAGCAGGATAAGCTCCGTCGCTCAACGCCAGTGGTAGAAGTGCCGAGTACCGGCAAGTCCAGTAATCATCCCGCCAGTCTTTTGGGTACTGGTACAGCTTCACCGGTACCGGTACCGGCATCGCAACAGCTACCTGAAGCTACTGGGAGTTCGCCGAAGCCTTCTCAGCCTCCCCACCAGCCAGCTGCTCCAATGCCGGGAGCTTCGCTCACACCAGAGCAAGAGCAGGAACGGATTGCAGGGCATATCGCGTCCCCAACGAACCTCAGCCAGCGGGTGATCGAGACAAAAGCGAAGGTTGCCGCCCTCAGCGGGGAAACGCTGCCCGATTTCAACTCGAACTGCCTGGTCGCCATCCCCGTGCAAGCCGGCGGACTGCACCCCATTACCGACCTCTGGTACATCGAGCGTCAGATTGACCAACCTGGCGAGTTGCGCAACCAGGTAGCCCAACTGGCCGTGGAGATCCTCGAATCTGTCAACGGCCCTGGCGATATCCAGGTAATCGATGGAGGGATCGGGTTCAAGTACAAACAGCCGGAGACCGAAGTTGAAGTCACTGCAACAGCTCAACATACGCTGACACTGCTTCAGTCATTGAGCGGTGCGATGGCTATCGCACTCAAGATGCTGAACGAGCAACCAAACCCTGCCAGTGCATTGGGCGAATTTGAGTTTGCTGCCGGCCTGGGCCAACTGCTGCTGGGCCAACCTCTGGGTGCTGAGCAGGCACCAGGTGACGAAGGTCGTTTGAGTGACGGTGCGCTGGTCAAGTTATTCCGCATCATTCGGCTGGCTCGACGCCTGATCGACTTGGAAATCGAAGAGTTCAAACGGTCCTCGCCAGTCCAGGACAACTGA
- a CDS encoding PFL_4669 family integrating conjugative element protein has protein sequence MADNYQLNIGSLRSQVQLTLHTHHAARIWLGRQKTDDKHSILGLAGFCLKINQIDRGAAQDDPYSDWWMIRIEEKIQEVDDALKAIDSRLDEVMAQLPKALEIGENLSIQPLKLPLFISNPLGFKGVHLLTQYDEVVRRILLAQHVAMIGRRDGEIWIDEGAHLLRSLFGLAQLHRFSGASRDDFAANNARAENAREMYKRYGDIPQDILEGTRRSNFAPPIRRGSADPVEDLDDDLEGEA, from the coding sequence ATGGCTGACAACTATCAGCTCAACATCGGCTCCCTCAGGAGCCAGGTCCAGCTGACTCTCCACACCCACCATGCTGCCCGAATCTGGCTGGGCCGCCAGAAGACCGATGACAAACACAGCATCCTCGGGCTGGCGGGCTTCTGCCTCAAGATCAACCAGATCGACCGTGGAGCGGCCCAGGACGACCCATACTCGGACTGGTGGATGATCAGGATCGAAGAGAAGATTCAGGAAGTGGACGATGCCCTGAAGGCCATCGACAGCCGCCTGGATGAAGTGATGGCCCAGTTGCCCAAGGCGCTCGAAATCGGTGAGAACCTCTCCATTCAACCGCTGAAGCTGCCACTCTTCATTTCCAACCCGCTGGGCTTCAAGGGCGTCCATCTACTGACTCAATACGACGAAGTCGTCCGCCGCATCCTGCTGGCTCAGCACGTCGCCATGATCGGCCGCCGCGATGGCGAGATCTGGATAGACGAGGGTGCTCACCTGCTGCGCAGTCTTTTTGGACTGGCCCAGCTCCATCGATTCTCCGGTGCATCGCGTGACGACTTCGCCGCCAACAATGCACGGGCTGAAAACGCGCGCGAGATGTACAAGCGCTACGGCGACATCCCCCAGGACATCCTGGAAGGCACCCGCAGGTCGAACTTTGCCCCGCCCATCCGCCGTGGTTCCGCAGACCCGGTCGAGGATCTGGATGACGATCTCGAAGGCGAGGCCTGA
- the yejK gene encoding nucleoid-associated protein YejK, with amino-acid sequence MPIRHVIIHQLDKQPDGSPAVLHARDTELPPSDAIVSLQGDLNDSYNAKQGKAWGFFHGESGAYPFSGWLKQYLEEQQDFTSFSRVSVEHLQKLLEEVNLSTGGHVFFSHYQQGLTEYLMIAVLQQVETVSLDGDLNVVASRYLDTSNFSCAARINLSEWRNNPNSKQYISFVKGKNGRKSSDYFRDFIGCQEGVDGPGETRTLLKAFTDYVEKEDLPEESAREKTHALLDYATTQTKLGQPLSLQELSQTLDEDRPQAFYDHIRNSDYGLSPEIPADKRTLNQFRRFTGRAEGLSISFEAHLLGSNVTYDADTGSLTIKNLPTQLTDQLKRRQ; translated from the coding sequence ATGCCGATCCGACACGTAATTATTCACCAGCTCGACAAGCAGCCCGACGGCAGCCCCGCCGTCCTTCATGCCCGTGACACTGAGCTCCCACCGTCCGATGCTATCGTGAGTCTCCAGGGCGACCTGAACGACAGCTACAACGCCAAGCAAGGCAAAGCGTGGGGCTTCTTCCATGGGGAGTCGGGTGCGTACCCATTCAGCGGTTGGCTGAAACAGTACCTGGAGGAGCAGCAAGACTTCACCAGCTTCAGCCGTGTGTCTGTCGAACACCTGCAGAAACTGCTTGAAGAGGTCAACCTGTCCACCGGTGGCCACGTGTTCTTCAGCCATTACCAACAAGGCTTGACTGAGTACTTGATGATCGCTGTCCTCCAGCAGGTCGAAACCGTCAGCCTGGACGGTGATCTTAATGTTGTAGCCTCTCGCTACCTGGACACCAGCAACTTCTCCTGCGCGGCCCGGATCAACCTGAGCGAGTGGCGCAACAACCCTAACTCGAAGCAGTACATTTCCTTCGTTAAAGGCAAAAACGGCAGGAAGAGTTCGGACTACTTCCGCGACTTCATCGGGTGCCAAGAAGGCGTCGACGGGCCAGGTGAAACCCGCACGCTTCTCAAGGCATTCACCGACTACGTCGAGAAAGAGGATCTCCCAGAAGAAAGCGCCCGGGAGAAAACCCACGCGCTGCTCGACTATGCCACCACCCAAACGAAGCTGGGGCAGCCCCTCTCTCTTCAAGAGCTGTCCCAGACTCTCGATGAAGACCGCCCTCAGGCGTTTTACGACCACATCCGCAATAGCGACTACGGCCTATCCCCTGAGATCCCGGCCGATAAGCGCACACTCAACCAGTTCCGCCGTTTCACCGGCCGCGCCGAAGGTCTGTCGATCAGCTTTGAGGCGCACCTGCTCGGTTCCAACGTCACCTACGACGCCGACACCGGCTCGCTGACGATCAAGAACCTGCCCACTCAGCTCACCGACCAACTCAAACGCCGCCAGTAA
- a CDS encoding DUF2786 domain-containing protein, giving the protein MDKQKILDKVTKLMALANSPGANTNEAAIALRQARSLMAQYNIDADELRASQVLEASIPTGTRRSPADWLHALAGTCAAAFDCSHLSYYHPLKGYCFKFLGKGIGPDLAAYAYSSLVLQLQKARREHVSQQKRCQLKTKRRRGQLFAEGWIGAVAYKVREFAGDLAPEIKAEITAYLTVHHPDLKQSDITPSEAKGHDRSSLYAGIRQGRHAQLHHGVGRTEQPGISHGGAR; this is encoded by the coding sequence ATGGACAAGCAGAAGATCCTCGACAAAGTCACCAAGCTGATGGCCTTGGCCAACAGCCCAGGGGCAAACACGAACGAGGCAGCAATCGCATTGCGCCAGGCCCGCTCGCTCATGGCCCAGTACAACATCGACGCAGACGAACTGCGGGCCAGCCAAGTTCTTGAAGCAAGTATCCCCACGGGCACACGTCGATCCCCAGCGGATTGGTTGCATGCCCTCGCCGGAACATGTGCAGCCGCATTCGACTGCAGCCACCTCTCTTACTACCACCCATTGAAGGGTTACTGCTTCAAGTTCCTGGGCAAGGGTATCGGTCCGGATCTGGCTGCCTATGCCTACAGCAGCCTCGTCCTGCAGTTACAGAAAGCACGTCGCGAGCATGTCTCGCAGCAGAAACGGTGCCAGCTGAAGACCAAACGACGCCGCGGCCAACTGTTTGCGGAGGGTTGGATTGGAGCAGTGGCCTACAAAGTTCGAGAGTTCGCGGGTGACCTGGCTCCGGAGATCAAGGCTGAGATCACGGCCTACTTGACCGTGCATCACCCTGACTTGAAGCAAAGCGACATCACGCCAAGCGAAGCCAAAGGCCACGATCGTAGCTCTCTGTACGCAGGTATTCGGCAAGGCCGGCATGCTCAGCTCCACCACGGAGTTGGCCGCACCGAACAGCCTGGCATTTCCCACGGGGGTGCCAGATGA